CGTTGGCGTGACCGAGGCCTGTTGCTGCTGACACTCGTCTTTGGCCTGGGTGTCAGCGCCCTGGGCCATGGCTCGATGCGGGACGCCGAGGCCCTGCGGCAGCAGGAGCGCAGCAGCGCTGCGGCGCGCGAAATCGTGAGTCAGGTGGAGCGTGAGTTGACGCGCACGGTTGAGGCGGTGCGCAACGCCGGCCTGATGGTGCAAAGCCATGACCAACTGCCGCGCGGCAGTTTTGTGCGCTATGCGCAACAGCTTGCCGTGGCCCTGCCTCCCATCAGCCTGCTGGAGTGGCAACCGGTGGTGCAGCAGGCCGATCGAGAGACCTTCGAGCGCGAGGCCCGGGCTCAGGGCTTGGCGCACTACCGCATCGTCGAGCCCGATGCATCGCAGACGCAGTGGTCGCCCGCCCCGGTGCGCGACCACTATGTTCCGGTGCTGTTTGCCTGGCCCGAGGCCGACGCCCCGCTGGGCTACAACCTGGCCCCCGATGCCATGCGCATGGCGTCCAAGCTGCAATCGGCCCGCCTGGGTCGGCCGGTGGCTTCGGTCAGCTTCCCGCTCATCAAACGCGCCATCCAGGGGCCGGCCATCAAGGGCTTTGCCATCAGTACCGCGGTCAAGGCGCATGGACCCGACGCGCCCGAAGCGGTGCGGGGCTATTTGGCCGCTGTCATCGAGCTGCCGGCCCTGCTCCAGGCCGTGGGCGAGCAGGCCCAACGCGCACACATGAATCTATGGGTGTTTGAAGGGGATGAGCCGCGCGGGGCCCTGCTGTATACGAACCGGCCGGCGCAGCAGCCGGCCACCACCGGGGCGGCCCTGACGCTTGAGCGGCGTCACACCGTGAACGTGGCGGAGCGCAGTTGGAGCTTGCTGCTTCAGCCCCAGGATGCCTTTTTGGGCCGGGCGGATCGGCAAGCCCAGGGCCTGCTGGTCTTGGGCCTGTTGGCCACCGCCTTGCTCACTTATGCCCTTTGGCGCGCACAGCGCGAACGGGCCGCCGCCCATGCCTCGCAGGAGACCATGCGAGGCGAGCGGGAGCGACTGGCCAATGTGTTGGACGGGACCCAGGCCGCCACCTGGGAAGCGGACTTGATCCACCGGGTCTACCACGTCAACACGCAGTGGCAGCGCCTGGGCGGGCACGAGCCCGGCAGCTACCGGCCCGGGCCGGACTACCACTGGGAGCAGGACTGCCACCCTGAGGACATCCCACGCGTGCGCCAGGCCCTGGAACGGCATTTCAAGGGCGAGGCCGAGCGTTATGAGATC
Above is a window of Inhella inkyongensis DNA encoding:
- a CDS encoding ATP-binding protein, which translates into the protein MLLTLVFGLGVSALGHGSMRDAEALRQQERSSAAAREIVSQVERELTRTVEAVRNAGLMVQSHDQLPRGSFVRYAQQLAVALPPISLLEWQPVVQQADRETFEREARAQGLAHYRIVEPDASQTQWSPAPVRDHYVPVLFAWPEADAPLGYNLAPDAMRMASKLQSARLGRPVASVSFPLIKRAIQGPAIKGFAISTAVKAHGPDAPEAVRGYLAAVIELPALLQAVGEQAQRAHMNLWVFEGDEPRGALLYTNRPAQQPATTGAALTLERRHTVNVAERSWSLLLQPQDAFLGRADRQAQGLLVLGLLATALLTYALWRAQRERAAAHASQETMRGERERLANVLDGTQAATWEADLIHRVYHVNTQWQRLGGHEPGSYRPGPDYHWEQDCHPEDIPRVRQALERHFKGEAERYEIEYRHRHLTRGWVWAQARGRLLARTPEGLPWIMAGTLLDIDARKAAEARILELNSTLEARVAERGAELERALEALRESREELAHADTRATLHTVMASAAHELQTPLGNSLICTQNLVDQTREFEGRLAAGDLRRSELRHFVDQVGDNASLAARNLARAAELVDRFRQVAADQGSEQRRVFDLATLVEELIDTLAPTQRRLPHRVECAIAPGIAMDSYPGPLGQVLINLINNANLHAFGPEQAGLLRIEAQPEADGVLMTVRDNGRGMDATTLKRLFEPYFSTRIGAGGTGLGMTIVDTLVRKTLGGQLAVHSEVGVGTVVTLRLPRRAPERPASNPAAS